TCCAAATGAACAGAGCTTCTTCAACTCTGAGATCGGCAGGGAATGTTTGTTCATAGTACTTATCGAAAAGAAAGGCCTTGTTCTTATATGCGACGACCGCGAGCCCCTTGAATGAAGCAATGTACTGGGCCAAAAGGTCATGCTTTATCAGTCTAGCAGGTCCAGTACCAGATGCTCGATACTTCCTTCTCGCAGCTTTGCTAAGAGAATTCCAATCTCCTCTTCTAAGTACATAGTAAACTGGGTTACTCAATTCGGAGAATTGGTTCTGCATTCTAAGCTGAGTCCGATCCTGTGAAACAAGTTCCCAGCGACGAATAAGGTTCTGGGAATTTGTGAATTGAATTATTCGGTCGATAGACGATTCTGGTGGTGAGATTATTCGGGCAAGCAAAAAGACGTTGTTAGTAAGATTAGACCTCTTACTGCGATACAATGTGATAGTCGTCTGACAACCATTGACGATACTGAAATTAGTCAGTTCGATTTTACCTGTTTCTGGGTCATGATGGTAGTGGTCACAAACAATCGTTATTCCATTGTTGTATGCCCAAAAATTACCTCGTTCTCTTTTATCTTCAACTGTTTGACTAATGCCGGCATTAACAGATCCCCTCCTTACACCTAGCCAACCCCGGATATTACGGGCAAAGAGTTTGTCACCGAAGGAAGTGTAAAGATCAGCAAGTTGAGATCCTTCTAAAGACGTTAAAAGGCCTTTGCCAAAACTGCCTGTGACCTCAATCACCTTTTTGTTTCCTTTAATTACTCCTTTCTCTATTCTTTTCTCTTTCCCGCGAAGCTCTTCGTAGCTATCTTCAAGTAATTCGATGTCGAAATGTATTGCCCTACGCCCCTTTCTCTCATTTTCTGGATTGGTGTTAAAGACCCTAATCCTCTTATCGATATTCTCATCTCTCGGCCCACAATAGACGAAGTAGAAAAAAACGGAGTACTCTTGATTAACCACGTCACAGAACTCTCTAGCCGCGGCAACTAGCTCAGGTCTGCCTTCTCTTTCCAGCGCTTGAGGGGATAGCAACCAATCGGTGCAACCAAGAAAACTATCTAGTTCTTTCATTTTGGGTCGATACAATCCTTGCGGCGAATACTTGCATTGTCCGAGGAGCACTCGTTGATTGGGGTGATCAACCCAGAAAAGGTCCATCCCCTTTTCGTTTGGACCCTCGACTCTAAGTGCATCATATGCATCGTCTTGACTAAGTTCCCAGCATATAGTTGCAAACCACACCGTGAAAGCTTGATGATCGGGGATGGCGAATCTATTAGAAATAGCTAGTACTTCTTTTTTTAATGTTTTGTAGAATAACATTTCTATCCTGTATTATTTCATAGCTATTAAAAATATCAAGAATTATTTATAAAAATCTCTCATTTATTTATTACCAGTTGCAATGGAGTATGAAATAATTAAATGAAAAAACCAACAGTACAGGAAGAATTTATTAACTGTTAGGGGTGAAATTGACAGGGACCGTCGGAATTCTCATAAAAGCCATAGAGAAGAAGGTTATTAACCCCAAACAGGCGGACAAGATATTTGGTGTAATGAAGACTAATCGGCATCATCTTTTGCGCCTGGTTCGCAAATTACCTCATCAGGCAGTTCGTCAGTATCACCTGCTTTGGCAGGGTAATGTTTTGCAAGTAGCTCTCCTGCTTCCTGAATTGCTTCTATGAGGGCGTCTGAGGCACGTCCTTCTCTTATCCCCTTTGAGACCATACCGGCAAACTTGTTAAGGGTTGGCTGGTGAATCTTCCCGTGAATACCCTTATCGGCAAGGACCCAGACCTTCCGTTCAAGCAGTGAGAGGAAAAATAAAACACCTGTATTCTCTTTTGTTTTGTAAAGCCCTTTCTCATAAAATGCCTTCAGTGCCCGTTCCCTTACTGCCTTTTCTTCCCTCTTCTTACCCACAAATACACGCTTGAGCACAGGCATATTTTTAAACAATAATCGGGAAGGGAAAAAGAGTAAAAAGGCAACGGGAATAAAAAACCACATAGATGAATGAAAGTATAAAGCAGACAAAATGATGGATACAAGGCTTCCTATGAATACCCCGCCCACGATTTCTGCTTCATGGTACTGGCTGCTATGGTCAACCACCATAACGGCAATCTCGCCAATCGTGCGGGATTCAACATCAATGGTCGCTCTCTTAATCCTTTCCTTTTCTTCTTCAGTAAAAAACCTGTCTGCCTTTGAATGATATTTCAT
This genomic window from Pseudomonadota bacterium contains:
- a CDS encoding TPM domain-containing protein, with protein sequence MKYHSKADRFFTEEEKERIKRATIDVESRTIGEIAVMVVDHSSQYHEAEIVGGVFIGSLVSIILSALYFHSSMWFFIPVAFLLFFPSRLLFKNMPVLKRVFVGKKREEKAVRERALKAFYEKGLYKTKENTGVLFFLSLLERKVWVLADKGIHGKIHQPTLNKFAGMVSKGIREGRASDALIEAIQEAGELLAKHYPAKAGDTDELPDEVICEPGAKDDAD
- a CDS encoding AIPR family protein, with the protein product MKELDSFLGCTDWLLSPQALEREGRPELVAAAREFCDVVNQEYSVFFYFVYCGPRDENIDKRIRVFNTNPENERKGRRAIHFDIELLEDSYEELRGKEKRIEKGVIKGNKKVIEVTGSFGKGLLTSLEGSQLADLYTSFGDKLFARNIRGWLGVRRGSVNAGISQTVEDKRERGNFWAYNNGITIVCDHYHHDPETGKIELTNFSIVNGCQTTITLYRSKRSNLTNNVFLLARIISPPESSIDRIIQFTNSQNLIRRWELVSQDRTQLRMQNQFSELSNPVYYVLRRGDWNSLSKAARRKYRASGTGPARLIKHDLLAQYIASFKGLAVVAYKNKAFLFDKYYEQTFPADLRVEEALFIWKAGECVQDLVRDEIKKEAESVQKGNKQREKYVLMLKRGGRFYCLAVLGLVAMLRNGPDYLRSINEERIVSQQAGKRLQKYAKLCIQFYKQAVDDLLQITGHDLSVLIRTSDFFERIADRVRNTYSTISVNQDWLNGALPKLF